Genomic window (Streptomyces sp. NBC_00078):
CCCGTGGAGGAGGTCAAGGTCGGCCTCCAGATCCTGGAGTCCCTGAACCTCAAGCAGCGCGGCCTGGAGATCGTCTCCTGCCCGTCCTGCGGGCGGGCCCAGGTCGACGTCTACAAACTGGCCGAGGAGGTCACCGCGGGCCTGACCGGCATGGAGGTCCCCCTCCGCGTCGCCGTCATGGGCTGCGTCGTCAACGGCCCCGGCGAGGCCCGCGAGGCCGACCTCGGCGTCGCCTCCGGCAACGGCAAGGGCCAGATCTTCGTCAAGGGCGAGGTCATCAAGACCGTCCCCGAGTCCAAGATCGTGGAGACCCTCATCGAAGAGGCCATGAAGCTGGCCGAGCAGATGGAGCAGGACGGGGCCGCATCGGGCGCCCCCACCGTCTCGGGGAAACCGGCAGTGACGGTGAGTTGAAGCAAGGCACGGACCGAGAGGGGGCCCGAGCGTGACGATGCTGGAGAACATCCGGGGACCACGCGACCTGAAGGCGCTGTCCGAGGCGGAACTCGGTGAACTGTCCGAGGAGATCAGGGAGTTCCTGGTGCACGCGGTGGCCAGGACCGGCGGACACCTCGGGCCCAACCTGGGGGTGGTGGAACTCTCCATCGCGCTCCACCGGGTCTTCGAGTCGCCGGTCGACCGCATCGTGTGGGACACCGGTCACCAGAGCTACGTACACAAGATCCTGACGGGCCGTCAGGACTTCTCCAAGCTCCGCGGAAAGGGTGGCCTGTCCGGCTACCCGTCGCGCGAGGAGTCCGAGCACGACATCGTCGAGAACAGCCACGCCTCCACCGCGCTCGGCTGGGCCGACGGCCTCGCCAAGGCCCGCCAGGTGCAGGGCGAGAAGGGACACGTGGTCGCGGTCATCGGCGACGGCGCGCTCACCGGCGGCATGGCCTGGGAGGCGCTGAACAACATCGCGGCCGCCAAGGACCGGCCGCTGATCATCGTCGTCAACGACAACGAGCGCTCGTACGCGCCGACCATCGGCGGCCTGGCGAACCACCTGGCCACCCTGCGCACCACCGACAGCTACGAGAAGGTGCTCGCCTGGGGCAAGGACGTGCTGCTGCGCACGCCCGTCGTCGGCAACACCGTCTACGAGTCGCTGCACGGCGCGAAGAAGGGCTTCAAGGACGCCTTCGCCCCGCAGGGCATGTTCGAGGACCTGGGTCTCAAGTACGTCGGTCCGATCGACGGGCACGACATCGGGGCCGTCGAGTCCGCGCTCCGGCGCGCGAAACGCTTCCACGGCCCGGTCCTCGTCCACTGCCTCACGGAGAAGGGCCGCGGCTACGAGCCCGCCCTCGCCCATGAGGAGGACCACTTCCACACCGTCGGCGTGATGGACCCGCTCACCTGCGAGCCGCTCGCGCCGTCCAACGGCCCCTCCTGGACCTCGGTGTTCGGGGACGAGATCGCCGCGATCGGGGAGGAGCGGGAGGACGTCGTGGCGATCACGGCGGCCATGTTGCACCCGGTGGGCCTCGGCAAGTTCGCCGCACGCTTCCCGGAGCGTGTGTGGGACGTCGGCATCGCCGAGCAGCACGCGGCGGTGAGCGCGGCCGGGCTGGCGACCGGCGGTCTGCACCCCGTCGTCGCCGTCTACGCCACCTTCCTCAACCGCGCCTTCGACCAGCTCCTGATGGATGTGGCGCTGCACCGCTGCGGGGTCACCTTCGTCCTGGACCGCGCCGGCGTCACGGGCGTCGACGGCCCGTCCCACAACGGCATGTGGGACATGTCCATCCTCCAGGTCGTGCCGGGGCTGCGCATCGCCGCTCCACGCGACGCCGACCAGTTGCGCGCCCAGTTGCGCGAGGCCGTCGCCGTCGACGACGCTCCGACGCTGGTCCGCTTCCCCAAGGAGTCGGTCGGTCCAAGGATCCCGGCGATCGACCGGGTGGGCGGACTCGACGTCCTGCACCGCGGCCCGGACACACCCGAGGTGCTGCTCGTCGCCGTCGGCGTGATGGCGCCCGTCTGCCTCCAGGCCGCCGACCTGCTGCAGGCACGCGGGATCTCGTGCACCGTCGTCGACCCCCGCTGGGTCAAGCCCGTCGACCCGGCGCTCCCGGGCCTCGCGGCCGAACACCGACTGGTGGCCGTCGTCGAGGACAACAGCCGTGCGAGCGGGGTGGGAGCCGCGGTGGCGCTGGCGCTCGGCGATGCCGAAGTCGACGTGCCCGTACGGCGGTTCGGCATCCCGGAGCAGTTCCTCGCGCACGCCAAGCGCGGTGAGGTGCTCGCCGACATCGGGCTGACGCCGGTGGAGGTGGCCGGCCGGATCAGCGCGAGCCTCGCCGTCAAGGAGGCCGAGGACACTCTGGTCGTCAAGGAGCAGGCGGACGGCCCAGTCAAGGAGAAAGCTGAATGACCAAGGAGTTCGACCTCGGCGCTCTCCTGGCCGAGCGCGGAGCCGAGCGCTACGAGCTGCACGGCAGGTACCTGAACCACCAGCTCCCGCGCATGCTGCACACCATCGGCTTCGACAAGGTCTACGAGCGCGCCGAGGGCGCCCACTTCTGGGACGCGGACGGCAACGACTACCTGGACATGCTGGCCGGGTTCGGAGTGATGGGCCTCGGGCGCCACCACCCCGTCGTCCGCAAGGCGCTGCACGACGTCCTCGACGCCCAGCTCGCCGACCTCACCCGCTTCGACTGCCAGCCGCTGCCCGGACTGCTGGCCGAGAAGCTGCTCACGCACAGCCCGCACCTGGACCGGGTGTTCTTCGGCAACAGCGGTACCGAGGCGGTGGAGACCGCGCTGAAGTTCGCCCGGTACGTCACCGGCAGGCCGAGGATCCTGTACTGCGACCACGCTTTCCACGGTCTGACCACCGGGTCGCTCTCGGTCAACGGCGAGGACGGCTTCCGGAACGGCTTCGCCCCGCTGCTGCCCGACACGGCCGTCCCGCTCGGTGATCTCGACGCCCTGGCGCGGGAGTTGAAGAAGGGCGATGTCGCCGCCCTGATCGTCGAGCCGATCCAGGGCAAGGGTGTGCACGAGGCCCCGCCCGGCTATCTCCGGGCTGCCCAGGAACTCCTGCGCAAGCACAGGGCGCTGCTCATCGCCGACGAGGTGCAGACGGGCCTCGGCCGCACCGGGGACTTCTACGCCTACCAGCACGAGGACGGCGTCGAGCCGGACCTGGTGTGCGTGGCCAAGGCCCTGTCCGGCGGCTATGTGCCGGTCGGCGCCACCCTCGGCAAGGACTGGATTTTCAAGAAGGTCTACTCGTCCATGGACCGGGTGCTCGTCCACTCGGCCAGCTTCGGCTCCAACGCCCAGGCCATGGCGGCGGGCCTCGCCGTGCTGTCCGTCATGGAGGACGAGCAGATCGTCGCGGGCGCGCGCGTGACCGGGGAGCAGCTGAGGTCCCGGCTTGCGGCGCTGATCGACAAGTACGAGCTGCTCGCCGACGTCCGCGGCCGGGGCCTGATGATCGGCATCGAGTTCGGCAGGCCCAAGTCGCTGAAGCTGCGCAGTCGTTGGACCATGCTGCAGGCGGCGCGCAAGGGCCTGTTCGCGCAGATGGTCGTCGTACCGCTGCTGCAGCGGCACAGGATCCTCACCCAGGTCTCCGGAGACCACCTGGAGGTCATCAAACTGATCCCGCCGCTGATCATCGGCGAGCAGGACGTGGACCGGTTCGTCGACGCCTTCACGGCCGTGATGGACGACGCACACAGCGGGGGTGGCCTGATGTGGGACTTCGGCAAGACACTGGTGAAGCAGGCGGTCGCCAACCGATAGGGCGGTCGCGAACCGATAGGCACAACGGCGGCTCTTTTGCCTCTGAGGCAAAAAATTTGCCGCAGAGGCAAGGCTCCGGCTGAATGGAGAGCATGAGCTCTCCAGAGGCAGAGGCAGAGGCAGAGGCAGAGGCAGAGCCGGAGCCCGGGCGCGCGGCACCGGGCTCGTCGGCCGGGCGGACGGAGTTCCTGCCCGCCGTCGCACCACAGCTTCGCGCGCTGCGCCGCCGGGCCTCCCTCACCCTGGAGACCGCGGCCCGCGCCGCCGGACTGTCACCCGCCCACCTGTCCCGGCTTGAGACCGGACAGCGCCAGCCGTCGCTGCCGATGCTGCTCGCCCTCGCCCGTATCTACGCTACGACCGTCTCGGAACTGCTCGGCGAGACGGTCGCCGACCGGGACGCCGTCGTACGCGCCACCGACATGGAACCGACCGTGGCGGGCGGCTGGACCTACTGGCAGGCCGGCGCGCCCGGCCGCGGCATGCAGGCCCTGCGCGTCCACGTACCGTACGGCTCGCAGGGCGACATCGTGCGCGTGCACCCCGGCGAGGAGTGGCTGTACGTCCTCCAGGGACGCCTGCGGCTGCGCCTCGGGGACACCACGCACCGGCTCACCGCCGGAGACAGCGCGCACTTCGACTCGCTGACCCCGCACCGGATCGCCGCCGAGGACCCCGACGGGGTCGAGCTCCTGTTCGTCCACACCCTTCTGCAGAGCCCCACGGCCACGCTGTGCCTGGGCCCGATCACCGGAGACATGCCATGAGCGACAGGAACATGGAGGAGAAGTTCCCGCGCGCCCTGTGGGTGCGCCTGATCATCTACATCGCGGTGGGGCATCTCTTCGCCGCCTTCATCTACCTGCTGTTCGCGGTGGGGGCGAAGTAGGCGAAGATCAGTGAGGCGGTGACGCCGGCTCACCGGCCTAGTCGAGGAGCCGCTCGCGCAGGCTCTCGCGGATTTGCGGGGTGAGCCCGAGGCCCTGCTCCAGGTAGGTGCCGACGTCGCCCCACGTCTCCTCGATGGTCTCGAAGGCGGCGGCCAGATACTCGGCGCGCGCCTCGAACAGGGGGCTGAGCAGTTCCATGACCTCGGGGGAGTAGCCGGCGGCGGAGCTGCCGCTGCGGTGCACCTTGTAGCGGCGGTGCTTGGCGTTCGACTCCAGGTAGTCCGCGACGATCGCCTCGCGTTCCACGCCCAGGGCGAGCAGCGTCACGGCTATCGACAGGCCCGCACGGTCCTTGCCCGCGGCGCAGTGCATCAGTGCGGGCACGCTGTCCTCGGCGAGTGAGCGCAGTACGTGGGCGTGCTCGGCGGTGCGCTCCCTGATGATCGTGCGGTAGGAGACGATCATGCGGTTGGCCGCCTTGCCGTCGCCGAGGATGCCGCGCAGCTGGTCGATCTCACCGTCGCGGACCATCTTCCAGAACTCGGAGCCGTCCGCCGGATCGGTCAGCGGAAGGTTCACGTTCCGTACGCCCGGCAGTTCGACGTCGGGGCCCTCCAGCTTCTGGTCCGCCGCATTGCGGAAGTCGAAGACCGTGTGCAGGCCCAGGGAGGCCAGGAAGGCAGCGTCCTCCTCCGTCGCGTGTGCGAGGTGGCCGCTGCGGAACAGCACCCCGTACCGCACCCGCCGTCCGTCCGTGGCCGGGAGCCCACCCACATCGCGGAAGTTACGGACTCCGGTCAGCTCCGGCTCGGTCGACGGGATCTGCTGCGTCACGGGGGCTCCTCCCACTCCGCCCGGCCGACGGGCTCGTCGTCGGGCACGCTTTCGACGATACGACATGGATTCCTCAGGCAATGAGTTGTCCACAGGCGTTGCCGAAAGGCCCCGAAGCACTTGATGATGTTGGGCATTGATCGCTCCTGTTCGGATGTGTGAGGGCTTGATGCTGGAGATCTCCGACAACGGCCGTACGTGGCTCCTCTCAGGGCCGACCAGCAGTTACGCCGTCCATCTCACCGAGGGGGACGAACTGCTGCACCTGCACTGGGGCCCCCGGATCGCGCTCGCCGACGCCGAGGCCCTCGCCGTCCGCCCGCTGCCCGACTACCGGCCCTTCGAGGCGCAGCTCGACGGCCACGAGGAGTACCCGGTCGAGGGCGGCCCCCGCTTCGCGCGGCCCGCCCTGTCGGTGCGCACCGACGAGCGGCGCGGCACCGAATGGCACTTCGAGGCGTACGAGGCCGACGGCGGGGACGATGGCGAGCTGCGCCTGCGCTTCCGTGACGGCGGGCTCACGCTCACCCTGCACTACCGCATGCGGCACGACGTCGTAGAACGCTGGGTGACTCTCGACAACGAAGGCACTGCCCTGGAGCTGTTGCGGGCAGACTCCGCCACCTGGACGCTGCCCGAGCGCGAGGACTGGCGGCTGTCCCAGCTGCACGGACGCTGGGCCGCCGAGTCCCGGCTGACCAGTTCCCTTCTCACCTACGGTGAGAAGGTCATCGGCAGCCGCCGCGGCCACACCGGGCACCAGCACCTGCCCTGGGTCGCGCTCGACACCGACGCCACCGAGGAGCGCGGCGAGGTCTACGGCTGCGCGCTCGGCTGGTCGGGTTCCTGGCGGATCACCGTCGCGCACCTCGCGGACGCGCGCGTGCAGATCACCGGCGGCGCCGGATGCGACGACTCAGGGCTGCTGCGCCTGGACGCGGGGGAGTCGTACACGACGCCCGTCTTCGCCGGCCTGTGGAGCGACGGCGGCTTCGGCGGCGCGAGCCGCGCCTGGCACGCCTATCAGCGCGCGCACGTCATCCCGGACGCGGACCGGGACCGGCCGGTGCTGTTCAACTCCTGGGAGGCCACCGAGTTCGACATCTCCGAGGAGCAGCAGGGGACACTCGCCCGGCGGGCCGCGGCGATCGGCGTCGAGCTGTTCGTGGTCGACGACGGCTGGTTCGGCAAGCGCACCAGCGACCGGGCCGGACTCGGCGACTGGACCCCCAACCCCGACCGCTTCCCGAAAGGCCTGAAGCCGCTCGCGGACTACGTGCACGCCCTCGGCATGCAGTTCGGCATCTGGGTCGAGCCCGAGATGGTCAACCCGGACAGCGAGCTCTACCGCGCCCACCCCGACTGGGTACAGTTCCAACCGGGACGAAAGCGGACGGAATTCCGCAATCAGCTCGTACTGAACCTGGCCCGGGAGGACGTCCAGGAGTACCTCTGGGGGCAGCTCGACGGGCTCCTGTCCAGCGCCCCGATCGACTACGTCAAGTGGGACTTCAACCGCTGCTTCACCGACGCTGGCTGGCCTGACGACCCCTACCCGCAGCGGCTCTGGATCGACCATGTCCGGGCGCTGTACGCACTGTTGGACCGGCTGCGCGCGGCCCACCCGGGCGTTGCCTTCGAGTCCTGCTCGGGCGGTGGCGGCCGCATCGACCTCGGGATCCTGAGCCGTACCGACCAGGTGTGGACCTCCGACAACACCGACCCGCTCGACCGGCTCGCCATCCAGCACGGCTTCAGCCAGATCCACCCCGCGCGCGTGATGGCAGCCTGGGTCACCGACAGCCCCAACACCCAGCTCAACGGGCGGGTCAGCTCGCTGCGTTTCCGCTTCGTCAGCTCCATGGCCGGAGTGCTGGGGGTCGGCGGAGACCTCGCCCAGTGGACCGAGGAGGAGCTCGCGGAGGCCGGCGAGTGGGTGACTCTCTACAAGGAGATCCGTCCGCTTGTGCAGCAGGGCGACCTGTACCGGTTGCGGGCGCCGCGGGGCGGGCTCAGTGCGGTGCAGTACGTGCGTGGCGACGAGGCGGTCGTCCTCGCGTGGCTTCAGGCACAGAGCTACGGGGAACCCGTGCCGGCGCTGCGACTGCAGGGCCTCGACCCGACAGCGTCGTATGAATGCCGCGAAACGGGCGAAGTTCACAGAGGTGCCGTACTCCTGCATCACGGACTGCGCACCGGGCTGCGCGGCGACCTCGACGCGGCAGTTTTCCGCCTGCGTCGCATCTGACCCGTCTGTCCGAATTAGTGCCTTGATTGGACTTCCGGCGCCTTCGGTCGCGTTAGCTCACTTTCGCTCATCTTCCTTCCTCTTCACGCCCCTGTGGTCCATTTTGCTTGCCTTCATTCCAACTCGCTCCGGAATGGGGACTCCTGGGCTGAGGGTGCGTGAGGAGCGTCATATTCGTGACCGAGCGTGGCGCGTCATGTCCACGTAATTCACGTGCTTTATAAGGGGGATTGGCCAAAGGAGCGATCTCGAAATTCACGCACGGTTACCGGGATTTCTCTCAAGGGATCAACAGAAACGTATTCGCAGGGAACCATCGCTTGTCCCTTTGCGTCCCGGTCGCTTACGTTCGCCACCAATCCGGACGGACGCCCAATCCTGCCGCCGCCCGGTGCCCGCACAACTCACCCGTGAACGGCAGGAGCGGGGGACCCACAGGTATCACCGCCTGTTCCGGTCTCCGGAACGGCTTGGGGTAAAGCCGCGTCATAAGCGCGGCCGGGCATCTCCAGCCCGCACCCGACAGCTCACCTCGTAGGCGCCGGAGAGGAATTCGTCATGCCCGCGAAGGGTAAGCACCGCCGTCCGAAGCCCCAGCGCTTCACCCGTTCCATCGCCGTCGCCGGTACCGGTGGCGCCGCACTCGCACTCCCGCTCATGGGTGCGACCGGCGCCCATGCCGCAACAACGCAGTCCGTTTCCCAGTCGGTTTCGCAAAAGGCCGTCCAGTCCCTTCCGGTCGTGGAGAAGAAGGCGGCCGAGAAGAAGAGCGCCGCGCACCACGCGGGCGTGCGGACCTATTCGGTGCGGGGCGGCGACTACCTTTCGAAGATCGCCGACGAGCAGCATGTCACCGGCGGCTGGAAGAAGCTCTACTCGGACAACCGCCGGGCCGTAGGCGACGACCCGGCGCTGATCCACCCGGGCCTGAAGCTCACGCTCGGCAAGAAGGCCACCACGACCACCAAGTCGTCGTCCCGGCCGTCTTCTTCGTCTTCTTCTTCCGCGCCCAAGGCGTCCTCGTCCTCGAACAAGACGACCGCCACGCAGACCTCCCAGTCCACCGGCACCTCCACCGGCTTCACCCTCCCGGTGTCCGGCGCCACCATCGGCACCGGCTACCACGTGGCCGGCAGCATGTGGTCCAGCGGGTACCACACAGGCGTCGACTTCGTCGTCCCGACGGGCACCCCCGTCAAGGCCGTCGGTGCGGGCACGGTCGTCTCCGCGGGCTGGGGCGGCGCGTACGGCAACCAGGTCGTCATCAAGCTCGCCGACGGCTACTACGCGCAGTACGGCCACCTCTCCCAGCTCTCCGTCTCGGCCGGCCAGACCGTGACGGAGGGACAGCAGATCGGCCTCTCCGGCGCTACCGGCAACGTGACCGGCCCGCACCTGCACTTCGAGATCCGCACCACGCCGGACTACGGCTCCGACGTGGACCCGGTCGCCTACCTCCGGTCCAAGGGCGTAGCGGTCGGCTGACCCACCGCCGACCACCCCCGCGCGGCTTCGCCAGAGCGTGGGGACGTAGCGCCCGACACGCCGCCGAAGGCCGGACCCCGATCCCCGGGTCCGGCCTTCGGTGCGTCCGGCTCCGCCTCTCCGCCGGAGCTGCCGCCCTCACCCCCGAGCCGACTGTCGGCGCCCCGCCCTGTGGCCGCCTCATCGCCCGCGACGACTTCCCCCGCGGACTCGCGCAGTGGGTCGTCGAGTTGGAGAACGGCGGTGCCGTCACCGCCTTCCGCGAGCTCCTGGACGTGGACGTTCCCGCAGACGCCACGGTCTGGTTCAGGCAGCGGCCACGACCACCTCACGACGTACGACGCCGGCTACGGCACCAACACGAACTCCACGACGCGGCTTAGCCGTTTCGCCGGCGAGGCTGGAGTCCGGTGCCGATCCGCAGCCGTACACGAGCGGGCGCTTCGCCTTCCGGAACACCTGGAGCCACTTCCCGGTCCGCGACTTCAGAGCCTCACGGTTCGCCTCTCAACATCCCTGATCGGAGGGTTATTCCGGGCTTGACCAACACTTAGACGTGGCTTATCTCACCGTCCGTCAACCCTTTATTACGGTCGCGTAGGTCACATTCGAAGGTGAATCATGGTCGATGTGGCAGACGATTCGAAGAATGACAGCAGATCAGTGATCGGGTCGTACGTTGCGGTGGGGGACAGCTTCACCGAGGGCGTCGGCGATCCAGGCCCCGACGGTGCGATGGTCGGCTGGGCCGACCGATTCGCGGTGCTTCTCGCGGACCGGCGGCCCGAGGGCGACTTCGGCTACACGAACCTCGCCGTACGCGGCAGACTGCTCGACCAGATCGTGGAGGACCAGGTTCCGCAAGCCATCGAGCTCGCGCCGGACCTGGTCTCCTTCTGTGCGGGCGGCAATGACATCATCCGGCCCGGGACCGACCCCGACGAGGTCGCCGAGCGCTTCGAGCGGGCGATCATCCGGCTCACCGAAGCCGTCGGCACCGTCATGGTGACGACCGGCTTCGACACCCGTAACGTTCCCGTGCTCAAGCACCTGCGCGGCAAGATCGCCACCTACAACGGTCATGTACGGGCTGTCGCCGACCGGTACGGCTGCCCCGTGCTCGACCTGTGGTCCCTGAAGACCGTCCAGGACCGCCGGGCCTGGGACGACGACCGGCTCCACCTCTCGCCCGAGGGGCACACGCGCGTGGCGCTGCGCGCCGGGCAGGTTCTCGGCCTGGAGGTCCCGGCCGATCCGGACCAGCCCTGGCCGCTGCTCCCGCCGCGCGGCACCCTCGACGTCCGGCGGGACGACGTGCACTGGGCGCGCGAGTACCTGGTGCCGTGGATCGGCCGTCGGCTGCGCGGTGAGTCGTCCGGGGACCACGTCACGGCGAAGGGCGCGCTGTCGCCGGACGACATCAAGATGCGGATCGCCTCGGTCGCCTGAGCGCGGCGGACGGTGGTGTGCGGGTTGTCCGGTCGTTCGGGTCGCTCCATCGTGCGGTTGCCCGAAGGCGCGAGAGTGATTCGTCTGTCGGCAGTGAGCCCCGCCCGGTTCGGGGGGCTCACTGCTCGGAGGTGGTCAACGCCGCCCGCTCCAGGTCCAGTTCCCGCGCCAGCGCCTCCTCCACCCACTCCTGTGCTCGCGCGCGCGACACCGCACCGGCGTACGACGTCATCTGAACGGCGAGCCCGTCCAGCAGGGCCGTCAGACGCAGAGCCGTACCTTGCGGGTCCGGGCAGCGGAACTCGCCCGCGGCCACGCCTTCCGCTATCACCTCGGCGATCGCAGCCTTCCACTCCCTGTCGAGGTCCCGCGTGACCTCCTGCAGCGCGGGCTCGCGCAGCGCAGCCGCCCAGCCCTCGATCCACAGGCGCCAGCCCTTGGCCTGGCCCGTCGGCGCGTACCAGCGAACCGCCGACCGCAGCCGCCGCAGCGCCGTGGTCCGGCGGCCGAGAAGCTTACGCAGATGCCCGAGGTCGTCCTCGGCCGCGAACGTGAACGCCGCGGCGACCAGCTTCTCCTTCGTCGAGAAGTGGTACAGCACCAGCGCGTTGCTCACGCCGAGCGCCGAGGCCACGTCGGCGATCCTGACCGCCGCCACGCCCCGCGCCTCGATCTGCCCGATGGCGGCCCGCAGTAGCTCCTCGCGCCGCTCGGCCACGCTCAACCGCACTCTCGCCACGCGGTCACCCTATTCCGTCGCCGCTCACGGTGCCGCGCGAGGCCATTACTTGGCGAGTTCGGCCGGGTACGGATCAGGCCACGCGATCGCCGCGTCATACTCCCCGCATCCCGCATCCCGCATCCCGCATCCCGCATCCCGCATCCCGCATCCCGCATCCCGCATCCCGCATCCCGCATCCCGCATCCGCTCAGGGCGGTGCGCCGTTCGTCGGCCATGAAGCCGTGGGTTGGTTCGGGCCGGCGGGCAGCGGGCGCACTCACTGCCGGAGTCCTTCACCGGCCAGCGGCCTTTCCTCCCGGTGGAAGGCCTTCCACAGCCGGGGTCTGACAGGGCGGGGGCCGAAGAGGGCCGGGGACCGCGGTTGGCGGGCCGCCGTCATCGGTACCAGCCGAACCGTTCCGCGATCACCGGCAGTCGGTCCGCGACGATGGCGTGCGCTGCCGCGCGCGGGGTCGTTCCGTCGGCCTCCGCGCGGGCCAGCATCTGCTCGATCAGGGCGCGCATCGAGCGGCGGGTGTGAGCGAACGCCTCCTCCGCGTCCGGGCCGATGTCGCCGAACAGGGTCCACCACCACCAGGCGTTCGTACCGGAGTTGACGACCACGTCGGGCAGCACGGTCACCCCGCGCGCGGCCAGCAGCTCCTCCGCCTCGGGCAGGACGGGCATGTTGGCCGCCTCGACGATCCAACGGGCTCTGATCTGCTCCTGGTTGGCGACATCGATCGCGTACGACACCGCCGCCGGCACGAGCACCTCCACCTCGGCCGACAGCCAGGCGTCGCCGGGCAGTTCGCGGTCGTCGGGGCGCAGGACCGTGCGGTCCACGGTGCCGTACGCGTCCCGCGCGGTGAGCAGCGCCTCGATGTCGAGGCCCGCCGGGTTGGCGATCGTGCCCTTGATGTCGGCGACGGCCACGACGGTGAGCCCCGCGCGCGCGAGGAAGCGTGCCGTGGCCCCGCCCATCGTGCCCAGGCCCTGCACGGCGACCCGCGTCCGCGTATACGGCACGCCCGCCCGGTCCAGGGCCGCCAGCGCCGACTCGGCGACCCCGCAGCCGCCGGCCAACTCGTCCAGGCCGATGCCGTCCACCTCGACCGCGAACGCGTCCGCGAGCCGCCGCCGCGCCTTCGCCTCGTCGTCCAACAGCGGATACATGGCCTGGATGGACGACACCAGACCCGCCTCCACGGCCGCCCGGTCCACCAGGTCCTGGGTGAGGCCGAGGTCCTCTCCGGTGGTCCAGAAGCTCTCGATGTACGGCTTCATGGCGCGCAGGTAGCGCACCAGCAGCGCGTACGCCCCCGGGTCCTGGGGATCACAGTCGATGCCACCCTTGGCGCCTCCGAGGGGGACGTAGCGGCCCTCCGGGTTGTAATGCAGCGCCTCCTTCATGGTCATGCCGCGGGCGAGCCCGGTGACCTCGTCCAGGGTGCAGCCCTCGCGCATGCGCAGCCCGCCGCTGGAGACGCCGCGCACCAGCCGGTCGACGACCAGGAATCCCTGGCGGCCGGTGAGGTGATCGGTCCAGGTGAGCGACATCAGGGGGGCGGTCATGCGATCTCCTCGCGGATGGTGACCAGGGTGGGTCCGGGGGTGTCGAGGGCCTCGGTGAGTGCGCGGCGGAATTCCTCGGCGCCGCACGCGCGCGTGCGGCCGCCGTAGGCGCGGGCCAGGGCCGTCAGGTCGACCGGCGGGAGGTCCATCGCGGTGGGGGTGTCCACGACTGCTCTCATCTCATCTCGTCGCGGATCTCGCCGTACTCGCCGTACTCGCCGTACTCGCCGTACTCGCCGTACTCGCCGTACTCGCCGTACTCGCCGTACTCGCCGTTGTCGAACACCACTATGGGCAAGGAGAGTCGGAGCTGTATCGCGGTGGCCGGTTCCTGCGCCGTGAACCGCAGCCCGCCGTCGCCGCTGAGCGCCCGCAGTTGTCGGCCGGGGCGCGCGACCTTGGCGCCGATCGCGGCGGGAAGTGTGTAGCCCGGGGGTGCCGAAGCCGGTCACTCGGAGGCCGGGACCGCGTGGGCGGACCTCCTCGCGTGCGAACACGCACGTCAGCTCCATGATGCCGTGCTGCTCGTCGCTCGTGGCGTCAGATCGGTGAG
Coding sequences:
- a CDS encoding alpha-galactosidase, with amino-acid sequence MLEISDNGRTWLLSGPTSSYAVHLTEGDELLHLHWGPRIALADAEALAVRPLPDYRPFEAQLDGHEEYPVEGGPRFARPALSVRTDERRGTEWHFEAYEADGGDDGELRLRFRDGGLTLTLHYRMRHDVVERWVTLDNEGTALELLRADSATWTLPEREDWRLSQLHGRWAAESRLTSSLLTYGEKVIGSRRGHTGHQHLPWVALDTDATEERGEVYGCALGWSGSWRITVAHLADARVQITGGAGCDDSGLLRLDAGESYTTPVFAGLWSDGGFGGASRAWHAYQRAHVIPDADRDRPVLFNSWEATEFDISEEQQGTLARRAAAIGVELFVVDDGWFGKRTSDRAGLGDWTPNPDRFPKGLKPLADYVHALGMQFGIWVEPEMVNPDSELYRAHPDWVQFQPGRKRTEFRNQLVLNLAREDVQEYLWGQLDGLLSSAPIDYVKWDFNRCFTDAGWPDDPYPQRLWIDHVRALYALLDRLRAAHPGVAFESCSGGGGRIDLGILSRTDQVWTSDNTDPLDRLAIQHGFSQIHPARVMAAWVTDSPNTQLNGRVSSLRFRFVSSMAGVLGVGGDLAQWTEEELAEAGEWVTLYKEIRPLVQQGDLYRLRAPRGGLSAVQYVRGDEAVVLAWLQAQSYGEPVPALRLQGLDPTASYECRETGEVHRGAVLLHHGLRTGLRGDLDAAVFRLRRI
- a CDS encoding M23 family metallopeptidase is translated as MPAKGKHRRPKPQRFTRSIAVAGTGGAALALPLMGATGAHAATTQSVSQSVSQKAVQSLPVVEKKAAEKKSAAHHAGVRTYSVRGGDYLSKIADEQHVTGGWKKLYSDNRRAVGDDPALIHPGLKLTLGKKATTTTKSSSRPSSSSSSSAPKASSSSNKTTATQTSQSTGTSTGFTLPVSGATIGTGYHVAGSMWSSGYHTGVDFVVPTGTPVKAVGAGTVVSAGWGGAYGNQVVIKLADGYYAQYGHLSQLSVSAGQTVTEGQQIGLSGATGNVTGPHLHFEIRTTPDYGSDVDPVAYLRSKGVAVG
- a CDS encoding SGNH/GDSL hydrolase family protein → MIGSYVAVGDSFTEGVGDPGPDGAMVGWADRFAVLLADRRPEGDFGYTNLAVRGRLLDQIVEDQVPQAIELAPDLVSFCAGGNDIIRPGTDPDEVAERFERAIIRLTEAVGTVMVTTGFDTRNVPVLKHLRGKIATYNGHVRAVADRYGCPVLDLWSLKTVQDRRAWDDDRLHLSPEGHTRVALRAGQVLGLEVPADPDQPWPLLPPRGTLDVRRDDVHWAREYLVPWIGRRLRGESSGDHVTAKGALSPDDIKMRIASVA
- a CDS encoding TetR family transcriptional regulator C-terminal domain-containing protein; the protein is MARVRLSVAERREELLRAAIGQIEARGVAAVRIADVASALGVSNALVLYHFSTKEKLVAAAFTFAAEDDLGHLRKLLGRRTTALRRLRSAVRWYAPTGQAKGWRLWIEGWAAALREPALQEVTRDLDREWKAAIAEVIAEGVAAGEFRCPDPQGTALRLTALLDGLAVQMTSYAGAVSRARAQEWVEEALARELDLERAALTTSEQ
- a CDS encoding glutamate dehydrogenase; this encodes MTAPLMSLTWTDHLTGRQGFLVVDRLVRGVSSGGLRMREGCTLDEVTGLARGMTMKEALHYNPEGRYVPLGGAKGGIDCDPQDPGAYALLVRYLRAMKPYIESFWTTGEDLGLTQDLVDRAAVEAGLVSSIQAMYPLLDDEAKARRRLADAFAVEVDGIGLDELAGGCGVAESALAALDRAGVPYTRTRVAVQGLGTMGGATARFLARAGLTVVAVADIKGTIANPAGLDIEALLTARDAYGTVDRTVLRPDDRELPGDAWLSAEVEVLVPAAVSYAIDVANQEQIRARWIVEAANMPVLPEAEELLAARGVTVLPDVVVNSGTNAWWWWTLFGDIGPDAEEAFAHTRRSMRALIEQMLARAEADGTTPRAAAHAIVADRLPVIAERFGWYR
- a CDS encoding thiamine pyrophosphate-dependent enzyme yields the protein MRAVVDTPTAMDLPPVDLTALARAYGGRTRACGAEEFRRALTEALDTPGPTLVTIREEIA